In the genome of Coturnix japonica isolate 7356 chromosome Z, Coturnix japonica 2.1, whole genome shotgun sequence, one region contains:
- the LOC116652527 gene encoding uncharacterized protein LOC116652527, whose amino-acid sequence MATPSPGFWDAAWRDLAKLVEQGSLSCCSSNAQPENQRGASAPESGDNRQMYGPKCCCHSCNRCCRAEQELQQLVQSALREHIGTLGTDHWDAAWSDLTEVVESGSLSCCYSQGVQSSTRRSNRAHTYCRTQPHYRPGLMATKPAQTKFQGGRAASRAGDPTKVCWPQAEQCIVCESIVLPDRRLPQRPDNLKPLLEWAVSPPGLRTIKKEFPGRTPSKRCRGSPSSVSDTEQHLRV is encoded by the exons ATGGCTACTCCAAGCCCTGGCTTCTGGGATGCTGCCTGGAGGGACCTGGCAAAGCTGGTGGAGCAGGGTagcctgtcctgctgcagctccaatGCCCAGCCAGAAAACCAGCGCGGAGCATCAGCTCCAGAGTCAG GTGACAACAGACAGATGTATGGGCCAaagtgctgctgccacagctgtAACCGCTGCTGCCgagctgagcaggagctgcagcagctggtgcagtCAGCACTGCGTGAGCACATCGGCACTCTGGGCACTGACCATTGGGATGCTGCCTGGAGTGACCTGACAGAGGTGGTGGAGAGTGGCAGCCTGTCCTGCTGCTACTCTCAGGGTGTCCAGAGCTCAACCAGAAGAAGCAACAGAGCCCACACGTATTGTAGAACCCAGCCCCACTACCGGCCAGGTCTGATGGCAACGAAACCAGCCCAGACAAAGTTCCAAGGTGgcagggcagccagcagagcaggggatCCCACCAAGGTCTGCTGGCcacaagcagagcagtgcaTTGTGTGTGAGAGCATCGTCCTCCCAGACAGACGGCTGCCTCAGAGGCCGGATAATCTCAAGCCCCTTCTAGAGTGGGCAGTGAGTCCACCAGGCCTTCGCACCATCAAGAAGGAGTTTCCTGGACGAACACCGTCCAAAAGATGCAGAGGGAGTCCAAGTAGTGTCTCTGACACGGAACAACACTTGAGGGTCTAG